The Hornefia porci genome contains the following window.
CCGGAAGCTGCTGGAACTTCAGAACAGCCATCTGGCAGAGATGCTTTCTGGCGATGGTCATGATCTCCTCTGAATCATTGTCCAGCTGTTTCTTGCTATCTGCCGTATGCACTACCGTGATCACCGCAAACATCATGCGCTGGTCTCTGGTGGTAAGGTCATCCAGAAATTCCTTGGATTCCTTCCTCTGCTGCTCCATGTCGTAGGGGACAACGGCAGAAAAGTTGTTGTTCATGTTCTGCTTTCTCTGCCAGTTAGTGATATTCGTCTCCACCCCAAGGAGCCTTTGTTCCACTTCCTTCACCGCCTCGTCCGTCGGCACCGGAATCACGTCGATGCTCAGCATCATGCTTCTATTGATGTCCGTGATTTCCGCCACCATGCTGTCCTTGATATATGAGGCGTAGTCCCGGAGGAGAATCACACGGCCGCAGCGGTCACCGACCTTGAAATAGTCGGAGTGGTTCTCGTAATCGTCCGGACAGATATTGTCCTTGAAGCTGTGGCCTTTTCTCATATGGTCCTTCATGTCGAACTGAAAGCTCGTCTCTTCGCCGGTTCGCATGAAGTCATGGATGATCCGGAGACGTTCCACCGCATCCATCTCTGTGCAGACGGATCCCAGCCGGCTGAAGTGGGCGATGAGATCTGCGCCTACACGGGCAAAGTACACCCGGGCATCCTCAATGCATTTTTTGTTTACGGATATCGTGACATACTTGTCCTGAACGATGGCGTTGGAGCCGGTGGCCTTTTCCATGAGCATCTCGTTGTATTCCTCACGGTATTCGTTGAGTCCGTCATCCTTCATGTCGATCAGGATCTGCTTCTCGAAATCCGTCCGGTTCAGCCTGCGGTTGTTGATGGTGATCTTGGTGGTGCTTCCGCTGTCCAGTGCATTCAGAAGCTCCGAGTATTCCAGAAACATGGCTTCCTTGTCCTCCCGGGAGGCCACCGCATAGTTGATATCCTCGAACTTGTAGGTCATGGAATACTTGTTTTTTCCGGAAAGAAAAATCCCGTCAGACCATATGGTGCTGACGGGAATGATGTCCTGGACTTTCTTCGGGACCTGAAAGCGTTCTTTGTCCTGCTTCAGGATATTGGTCAGTGTTTTGATCATATTCGTTTCTCCTTGTCAGTGTTCATTGTCTGTGTTTCAGCTTCCGACTGTGATTTCTGCCGGCTTTTCCGCTCCTCATGGCTCTCCCGCCACGTCTGCGAAGAGGAAACTTCTTTTTACGGCTCTCCTCAGCCGACTCCCGGAACATGCTGTAGTAGAGGTTGGTGTTGCCAAAGCAGAGGTGCTCCGGAAGAAAAATCTCTGACCGGATCCATGCGGCAATGAATTTTTCTGCAGTCATCCCGTTGTACTTCAAAAATCCGATGGCAGCGAATGGTGCGGCTGCGACGATGCAGATCCAGCTTACTGTCTCCAGCCCCAGAACCGGCTTGAAAGTGAAATAGATCAGAACGGCGATGGCGCAGGCCAGTACAGAGAAGATAAACTGCCGCAGCGTAAGCCCGAAAAACATGGACTCTGTGTATTCGCGGATCTCCCGGTTGATGCGTACTTCCATTTAGCGCGCCTCCTTTCCCCGTTCAAGCTGGATGGTGGACAGCTTTCCCTGAAAGTTGTCGAAGTGGTAGATGTTGTCGGAAAGAATGTCCTTGGGTTCTACCTGACTCCGGTTGGTTTCCTTCACCATATTCTGAAGGTCTCTTACCGGGATCTGGCTGGAATCCGGCACCAGCAGAACTTCGTGCAGACTGCTTGGAAGAACGGTGTATCCTTCGCCCAGAATGTCTGCTGCCTGTTCCTTTACGCCGGGATAGAAAAATGCCGCAGCGCCGAACTGTCTGCTCCTGCTGCTGATGAGGTAGATCGGCTCAAGGCTTCCGTCATTATCCTTAAGCGGGGCATCGGTACCGGACAGAAGATTTCTTCCGTCTTTATCGCCAAAGACAACGTCCTGAAGGTCCTTCATCTCGGGAGGATCTATCTTTACGGCGCTGCGGATGGCTTCCTGGAAAAGTTCATTTCTGTTGTAGCCGTTTGCTTCGGCAATCCCGTTATTCACAACGGTGCGCCAGCATTCGCTCATGTTTCTGCTGAGCTGAAGATCGCAGATCAGCGCAAGACCGTTTCCCACATCCAGATAAGGCTTGTCCCGCAGATACTCCCGGTTTCTCTTTGTCTCCACCAGACGAAGAGAAAGCTTGTTCCGGATGTTGTCAAAGGAAAGATCCGGCTCTGCCGGGTCCACACCTCTGATTATGCTCTCCAGATAGGCCCGGGTCACATCTCCCATGAGACGCTCCAGAGATGCGCCATGGCGGAAAAGGTCATATGCCTGATCCAGATACAAGGTTGGGGACGCCTTGCTTCCATCCTTCTGAAAACAGAACCCGTGGTTCTTCTGATCGTTGATCTTCACTACTTCCACTTCCTTCAGACTGAGCCCGTTTCTGACATCTTCCGGCAGCTGCCGCAGGATCTCCTGCTTCGCCATTTCCATAAATTCTTTTTCTCTCATTCGAATTCCTCCTTGATTTTAGGCAAAACAAAACGCCAGCCGGAATTAGCTGCCGTTTTGTTTGCATGTATGGAGTTTTCGTCTTTCATTTTATTCAGTAGCGTCATAATCTGACAAGAGTTCCTTCAACACATGAATAACGTCTGCGTATTCAATTCCTTTAGCATAGGAGAATTGTCTGCAGTACTTGTCCCACAGTTTTCGCAGGTCTACACTTTCCGATATCAGACTGAGTATCTTCTCTCTGTTATTACCGATGTATTCCAAGCTGTCCCTGTGACGTGCAGTCGCAGTGAGCGCTTCGCAAAATACATCTCGATCAAATGACTCCGTTTTATATAGAACATACAGATCGTAGTAATCACGGGGACGAGTGGAAAAAACATTCCTTCTTAAGATTGTTTCGACCTTCTCTGCAAGAATCGTTTCTACATTATACGACCACAGGCCGAATTTTTCGTCATCAAACATTGAAGAGAATTCCCGTCTTATTGCGTCCGGAGTCATAATATCTCCCGTTGATATATCCATGCTCATGGGAGCTGCTATTTTCCCATAATCAGCCTGGATCATCACCCTGTATCCACCATACATGTCGTCATCCCGGATTGGCTCCATGTATTTGAATTGAAAAGAAATACCATCCCCGGCATCGACAGCACATATCTCAGCTATTGCGCTTTCTATAGTTTCTGGTGTAAGTGGCAGATTTCTTAGTGTTGTATCAAGATCCATAGTCGAACGGTTTGACAATCCGACTATGGATGCAATTAAAGTTCCACCCTTTACAACAAATTTTTCTCTGTATCTTGTCATGGAAAGACGAATAAGGAATCTCTCATTCAGGTAATGCTGCAGGACAAGTTGTGCAGGAATTTGCTTTTCCCTGGCGATATTCCGAATTTTTGCTTTAAGACTCATGTCATTCATTAGAGCAACACCTCCATATAGTGCTTTACAACTCCCGATATATTCATCGCTTCAGCATATTCGGCCAGACGATCAAGACGCTTTTCCGGTAAATTCGCATATGCACGGATGGCATAAAGGAACGTTTCGGTTCCCATTCGGTTTCGACTGCGGATCACGTCACAAATTGTACGGTCCACGTCATATGCCGGTATTAAATTCCCTGCCGGGCTGGGAATTCTGATTTTGCCAAGGGACAGTAATTCCGGCTTTATATAATATACATTGCATTCTTTTAAAATTGCTGCCGGAGGTACACAGTTGCTTGACGTTGTCAGAGAATGTTCAAATGGAACACGATCTGAAATACCATGTAAATACAAAGCGGTTTCATGGGAGAAAACGATGCCGTCAAACCGCAGGGAAAGGGAAAGGAGTTCATCTTCAAGTTCATCGGGGAAGATATACTGTCCCTGTGCAATGCGTTCTAATTGGCCGAGCTTGCATAGTCTGGAA
Protein-coding sequences here:
- a CDS encoding PrgI family protein, which encodes MEVRINREIREYTESMFFGLTLRQFIFSVLACAIAVLIYFTFKPVLGLETVSWICIVAAAPFAAIGFLKYNGMTAEKFIAAWIRSEIFLPEHLCFGNTNLYYSMFRESAEESRKKKFPLRRRGGRAMRSGKAGRNHSRKLKHRQ
- a CDS encoding DUF5688 family protein; this encodes MREKEFMEMAKQEILRQLPEDVRNGLSLKEVEVVKINDQKNHGFCFQKDGSKASPTLYLDQAYDLFRHGASLERLMGDVTRAYLESIIRGVDPAEPDLSFDNIRNKLSLRLVETKRNREYLRDKPYLDVGNGLALICDLQLSRNMSECWRTVVNNGIAEANGYNRNELFQEAIRSAVKIDPPEMKDLQDVVFGDKDGRNLLSGTDAPLKDNDGSLEPIYLISSRSRQFGAAAFFYPGVKEQAADILGEGYTVLPSSLHEVLLVPDSSQIPVRDLQNMVKETNRSQVEPKDILSDNIYHFDNFQGKLSTIQLERGKEAR
- a CDS encoding nucleotidyl transferase AbiEii/AbiGii toxin family protein; this encodes MNDMSLKAKIRNIAREKQIPAQLVLQHYLNERFLIRLSMTRYREKFVVKGGTLIASIVGLSNRSTMDLDTTLRNLPLTPETIESAIAEICAVDAGDGISFQFKYMEPIRDDDMYGGYRVMIQADYGKIAAPMSMDISTGDIMTPDAIRREFSSMFDDEKFGLWSYNVETILAEKVETILRRNVFSTRPRDYYDLYVLYKTESFDRDVFCEALTATARHRDSLEYIGNNREKILSLISESVDLRKLWDKYCRQFSYAKGIEYADVIHVLKELLSDYDATE
- a CDS encoding type IV toxin-antitoxin system AbiEi family antitoxin domain-containing protein; protein product: MTMLEKLHEISDQSGGIITTHTAVEEGVSRAVLSRLCKLGQLERIAQGQYIFPDELEDELLSLSLRFDGIVFSHETALYLHGISDRVPFEHSLTTSSNCVPPAAILKECNVYYIKPELLSLGKIRIPSPAGNLIPAYDVDRTICDVIRSRNRMGTETFLYAIRAYANLPEKRLDRLAEYAEAMNISGVVKHYMEVLL